One window of Caldisericum exile AZM16c01 genomic DNA carries:
- the sdaAA gene encoding L-serine ammonia-lyase, iron-sulfur-dependent, subunit alpha, translated as MKIKFKSFADLKEKANSSGLSLSKFLIYYEALNEGKDEEFVINRMDKTLYAMEEAIEKGLRNKNISKTGFVNGWAYQLKEYISNNSFHLLSPEFTEVILNTIAVSEMNACMGRIVAAPTAGSCGVLPGSLITIAKLKGVERQKLIEALFVAGGIGEVFLNLASLSGARHGCQAEVGAASSMASGAIVSLFSDDIDKIESASAFALKNVLGLVCDPIGGFVEIPCIKRNVMGAVNAIASAQMALAGINTIIPLDEVIIAMKRIGERLPLELRETGEGGIAATETAKRLLQKFKERQE; from the coding sequence ATGAAGATAAAATTTAAAAGTTTTGCAGACTTGAAAGAAAAAGCAAACTCATCTGGGCTCAGCCTTTCCAAGTTTCTTATTTATTATGAGGCTTTGAACGAGGGAAAAGATGAAGAGTTTGTCATAAATAGGATGGACAAAACGCTTTATGCAATGGAAGAAGCAATTGAAAAGGGCTTAAGAAATAAAAACATCTCGAAGACAGGCTTTGTGAATGGTTGGGCATACCAATTAAAGGAATATATAAGTAATAATAGTTTTCACCTTCTTTCGCCTGAATTTACTGAGGTTATCTTAAATACCATCGCAGTATCTGAGATGAATGCGTGTATGGGGCGAATTGTTGCAGCACCGACGGCTGGCTCATGTGGTGTTTTACCAGGTTCACTTATAACGATTGCAAAGTTAAAGGGAGTTGAACGACAAAAATTAATTGAAGCGCTTTTTGTTGCAGGGGGCATAGGAGAAGTCTTCCTGAACCTTGCAAGTTTGTCTGGTGCACGTCATGGCTGTCAAGCAGAAGTTGGAGCAGCCTCTTCCATGGCTTCAGGTGCAATTGTTTCACTTTTTTCTGATGATATTGATAAAATTGAAAGTGCTTCGGCTTTTGCGCTAAAAAATGTATTGGGGCTTGTGTGTGATCCAATTGGAGGATTTGTTGAAATTCCTTGTATCAAGAGAAATGTAATGGGTGCAGTAAATGCCATTGCTTCAGCACAGATGGCCCTTGCAGGGATTAATACGATTATTCCTCTTGATGAGGTTATTATCGCAATGAAGCGCATTGGAGAGCGACTTCCTCTTGAGTTGAGAGAAACAGGTGAGGGTGGCATTGCTGCAACTGAAACTGCAAAGCGTCTTTTACAAAAATTCAAGGAAAGACAAGAATAA
- a CDS encoding SPFH domain-containing protein — MIQLILFVILILVVIAIALRSVIVVRQASASVVERLGQYSRTLRPGLHVLIPFIESIRKVVDLREQVWDYPSQEIITKDNVVVKIDNVMYYMVTDPVKAVYEVQDVDQAILKLTQTAIRNVCGNLTLDELLTSREKINETLRHDLDVATDPWGIKVTRVEIKSIMPPPEIQEAMTKQMKAERDKRATILEAEGVKQAAILKAEGERQAKILTAEGDKQAQILRAEGEAQALITVAKAKGDAAEVYFQGIHRGQPTKDVIAINYLDTLNKIADGKATKIFLPYESSALLGSLGTIKEIFTKEEEKGGSEK, encoded by the coding sequence ATGATACAATTGATTCTTTTTGTAATTCTCATTCTTGTAGTAATTGCAATTGCTCTCCGAAGCGTTATCGTTGTGCGACAGGCAAGCGCTTCCGTTGTTGAAAGGCTTGGACAATATTCAAGAACTCTTAGACCGGGATTACATGTCCTTATCCCGTTTATTGAAAGTATAAGAAAAGTTGTTGATCTAAGGGAACAAGTATGGGATTATCCCTCGCAAGAGATAATCACAAAGGATAACGTTGTTGTGAAAATTGACAATGTTATGTACTACATGGTAACAGATCCAGTAAAGGCAGTTTACGAAGTGCAAGATGTAGACCAGGCAATACTAAAACTTACGCAAACCGCTATAAGAAATGTATGTGGAAACTTAACGCTTGATGAACTCCTCACTTCAAGAGAAAAAATTAACGAGACTTTAAGGCACGACCTCGACGTTGCAACAGACCCATGGGGTATAAAAGTTACAAGAGTTGAAATAAAGTCGATTATGCCACCCCCAGAAATTCAAGAAGCGATGACAAAGCAGATGAAGGCAGAACGTGATAAACGTGCAACAATTCTTGAGGCAGAAGGTGTAAAGCAAGCGGCAATCCTTAAAGCTGAAGGTGAAAGACAGGCAAAGATACTCACTGCAGAAGGCGACAAGCAAGCACAAATTTTAAGAGCAGAAGGTGAAGCACAGGCACTCATTACCGTTGCAAAGGCAAAAGGGGATGCAGCAGAAGTATATTTCCAGGGAATCCACAGAGGACAACCCACAAAAGATGTTATTGCGATTAATTACCTTGATACCTTAAATAAAATTGCAGATGGTAAAGCAACTAAGATATTCCTTCCTTATGAGTCATCGGCACTATTGGGCTCGCTTGGCACAATAAAAGAAATCTTTACAAAAGAGGAAGAAAAAGGCGGAAGTGAAAAGTAA
- the sdaAB gene encoding L-serine ammonia-lyase, iron-sulfur-dependent subunit beta — translation MGIFEIIGPIMIGPSSSHTAGAVRIGKYARRIYGVERPFDLVEIDLFNSFSESGKGHGTDLALLSGILCFNVDDERILKAFDIAHEMGINYKINFKGIDEDFPENTAKITFYNGETSFYIFGESIGGGLIHIFNVNGYRVSLFGRHPVLIVVAKDVRGIVAHVSKVILDAGINIAKAEIERDSSIGESLSVFKLDADFPKDMIPLILENKNIKEAITVERLEEL, via the coding sequence ATGGGAATTTTTGAAATAATTGGACCAATAATGATTGGGCCATCGAGTTCACATACGGCAGGTGCAGTTAGGATTGGAAAGTATGCAAGGCGTATTTATGGTGTTGAGCGTCCTTTTGACCTTGTTGAAATCGACCTTTTTAATTCATTCTCAGAATCCGGCAAAGGGCACGGAACTGATCTTGCGCTACTATCGGGTATTTTGTGTTTCAATGTTGATGATGAACGTATTCTTAAGGCATTTGATATTGCACATGAAATGGGTATAAATTACAAAATTAACTTTAAAGGGATTGATGAAGATTTTCCTGAGAATACGGCCAAGATAACATTTTATAATGGTGAAACATCTTTTTACATTTTTGGGGAATCAATTGGTGGTGGTTTGATCCATATTTTTAATGTGAACGGTTACAGAGTAAGTCTTTTTGGAAGGCACCCAGTGTTAATCGTTGTTGCAAAAGATGTGAGAGGTATTGTTGCGCATGTCTCAAAAGTGATTTTAGATGCGGGCATAAACATTGCAAAAGCAGAAATTGAAAGAGATTCCTCGATTGGTGAGTCGCTTTCTGTTTTTAAACTTGATGCTGATTTTCCAAAAGATATGATTCCCTTGATCCTCGAAAACAAAAACATAAAAGAAGCAATAACAGTTGAAAGGCTTGAGGAACTTTAG